In Streptomyces sp. P3, one DNA window encodes the following:
- a CDS encoding tyrosinase family protein yields the protein MTVRKNQAALTADEKRRFVAAVLELKRTGRYDAFVTTHNAFILGDTDDGERTGHRSPSFLPWHRRFLLEFERALQSVDASVALPYWDWSADRSPRSSLWSPDFLGGTGRSRDGQVMDGPFAAAAGKWPINVRVDGRTYLRRSLGTGVRELPTRAEVESVLAMATYDMAPWNSASDGFRNHLEGWRGVNLHNRVHVWVGGQMSTGVSPNDPVFWLHHAYIDKLWARWQRRHPDSGYVPGGGTPNVVDLHETMRPWNDTTPAELLDHTAHYTFDAD from the coding sequence ATGACCGTCCGCAAGAACCAGGCCGCCCTGACCGCCGACGAGAAGCGGCGGTTCGTCGCCGCCGTCCTCGAGCTCAAGCGCACCGGCCGCTACGACGCCTTCGTCACCACGCACAACGCGTTCATCCTGGGTGACACCGACGACGGCGAGCGCACCGGCCACCGTTCGCCCTCCTTCCTGCCGTGGCACCGCAGATTCCTGCTGGAGTTCGAGCGGGCGCTGCAGTCGGTGGACGCCTCGGTGGCGCTGCCGTACTGGGACTGGTCCGCCGACCGTTCGCCCCGTTCCTCACTGTGGTCGCCGGACTTCCTCGGCGGCACCGGGCGCAGCAGGGACGGCCAGGTGATGGACGGTCCGTTCGCCGCTGCGGCGGGCAAATGGCCGATCAACGTCCGGGTGGACGGCCGCACCTATCTGCGCCGCTCGCTGGGGACGGGCGTCCGCGAGCTGCCGACCCGGGCCGAGGTCGAGTCGGTGCTCGCGATGGCGACGTACGACATGGCTCCCTGGAACAGCGCCTCCGACGGCTTCCGCAACCACCTCGAGGGCTGGCGCGGCGTGAACCTGCACAACCGGGTCCATGTGTGGGTCGGCGGGCAGATGTCGACCGGGGTCTCCCCCAACGACCCGGTGTTCTGGCTGCACCACGCCTACATCGACAAGCTGTGGGCCCGGTGGCAGCGCCGGCACCCCGATTCCGGGTACGTCCCGGGCGGCGGGACGCCGAACGTCGTCGACCTGCACGAGACGATGCGGCCCTG
- a CDS encoding tyrosinase cofactor — MQQLSRRRALGAVAAGAALAAVPAARAAHAADGGHEAHDSPEAFDEVYKGRRIQGRSRTGGGHHHGGGYAVYVDGVELHVMRNADGSWISVVSHYDPVSTPRAAARAAVDELQGARLVPFPAG; from the coding sequence ATGCAGCAACTCAGCCGTCGTCGCGCCCTCGGCGCGGTCGCCGCCGGCGCCGCGCTCGCCGCCGTCCCCGCCGCCCGTGCCGCCCACGCCGCCGACGGCGGGCACGAGGCGCACGACTCCCCCGAGGCCTTCGACGAGGTCTACAAGGGCCGTCGGATACAGGGCCGGAGCCGGACCGGCGGCGGCCATCACCACGGCGGTGGCTACGCCGTGTACGTCGACGGTGTCGAACTGCACGTGATGCGCAACGCCGACGGCTCCTGGATCAGCGTGGTCAGTCACTACGACCCGGTGTCCACACCGCGGGCCGCGGCCCGGGCCGCGGTCGACGAGCTGCAGGGCGCCCGGCTCGTCCCGTTCCCGGCCGGCTGA